ATGGGACTGACGACGGGACGACTGGGCGTCTTGAGTTCAGTCTCGCTCAGGACGTTCAGCCGAACCGGAACCTGACCGTCAAGGTCACTGGTCTTAGTGGCGGTGACGGAACCGTCGTTGCTCAGGATATCGACGTGACATCCGAGACGATCTCGGCGTCCGGGACGAATGACACGGACATCAACGCCTTCCGCGGTGAAGTGATTGCCGTTGAAAACACCTCTGCAGACAACGTTAACAACGGCCCATCCATCGAGGTTGACGCAGACAGTGTCGTTCTGTCTGACTCGTACACTGACAACAGCGAAGTGTACACCGTTGACACCAGTGACCTCGACACTGGCGAAGATTACACGATCAGTGTCAACAACAATGAGGAAGCGGTCGTCACCGTCAGCGACCTCAGTCTGGAAGTGAACATCGATGATGATGTCGGCGACGGTGCCAACATCGACGACACAGACACGCTGGCTGTCAACGTCTCCACGAACCGTGGTGGCGAGCCGGCCAACGCAACGCTGTTCAACGAAGACGACGACAAGGTTGCCACGCAGGTCAAGAACCTGCAGGGTAACAGCAATGTCGTGTTCGACTTCGGCAACCAGAGCGCCGACGACAGTCCGTACTACGTCGAAGTGACGGACAACCAGACCGGCGTCTCCGCGGAATCTGACCAGATCAACGTCTCCGAGTCTGACGACGGTGACGCAAGCTTCGAAACCTCAACTGTGCAGGATGAGATTGGCGACGTCAGCAACATCACGGTCCAGATGTCCAACACTGAGGACGCCGTGATTAACGTTGGTAGCCAGGAAGACGACAACTACTACATCCAGGGCCAGCTGACGGACGAAGACGGTGACGGCGAAGTCACTGTCCAGTTCAACAGCTACACTGCCGGGACTAACAACAACAACACGGTTCTCAGTGTCCCCGGTGACGACGACCTCGATGATGTCGAAGAGGGTGGTAGCTTTACCGGAAGCAGAGCAACCCTCGATGAGGACGTACTCGAGGCCGGTTCCTACTCGATTAACGTGACTGCAGGGACGTCCCCGGATGTCACTAGCCCTGATACGGTTGGAACGCTCCGACTTAACGAGAACTCAGTCGAGAATATGCGGACTTGGGTTGCACCGAGTGACGCGGATATCGACGATGAGGATATCGACATCTACGATCGCATCGGTGAGAACCTCACGCGGTCCGATGATGTCGCAGCTGAGGATCTCGTCGTCCACGAAATCGAAGCATCCGGTATCGAAGGTGCCCTCGAATACGAACAGGAAGATAACGGATCTTCAGACGTGACTGAGGCGTTCATCGCCGCTGCCGACACTACGCCGGACCGTATCAATGACGACTCGAGTGCGTCCGGCCTCCGACTCTACGTCAACCGGACAGACGTCGGTGCGAACGCGGACGAAGATCCCGTCAACTTCACGAACAGCAGTGATGGCGTCACTGTTGTCGACGATCCGGACAACAACACCTACTTCGTTGCTCTCGACACCAGTGATGTCGAGTTCGAGTCCGGTAACACGATCACCAGCGAAGAGGACACGGCACTCAACGCCACCTTCTCCGTTCAGGAAGGGCCGCTGAGCGACGATAGCACGTCTGAAAGCGCGCTCTACACAACGTCCGAACGCAATGCGGAGCTGAACCTCGACGAGGACGGCTTCGTCACTGTTGGAGCCGCGGCCGGACAGACCGTGAGCGGCGATACGAACGTCGCTCCTGGCTCCGAGCTTGAAGTCGAAATGGAGTCTGAAAGTGAGGCAAATCCATTCGTCCTCCGTCCAGAAGCAACTGTCGGTCCGAACGGCACGTACACTGCCAGAGCTGACTTCAGCGAATACTCCGCTGGCACGAACTTCACCGTCCAGACGCTCGATGTCGACGGTGACTCTGACTTCAGCGACGAGGAAGACGGCCGCATCGTCGAAGCCGACACGGCCACCGTGAGCATCAGCGACCAAGAATCCGACGGTAGCGAAGTCGTCGTCGACAGCGCGCAGCTGTCCAGCGGTGGATTCATCGTCATCCACGACGGCTCGCTGCTTGACGGCGATGTCGAAGGTAGCGTTATCGGGAACTCCGAATATCTCGAAGCCGGTACCTACAATGACATCACGATCACGCTCGACGAGCCGATGGACGAGAACTTCACGGCCATCGCAATGCCGCACCTCGACACCAACGGCAACGAAGCGTACGACTTCCCGGGCGCTGATGGTCCGTACACCTCGAACGGCTCCGCCGTGACGGACAGTGCGAACGTGACTGTCTCCGCCGAGGAGCCTGAGGACACGCCGGAGGACACGCCGGAGGACACGCCTGAGGACACACCGGAGGACACGCCTGAGGACACACCGGAGGACACGCCTGAGGACACGCCGATGGACACTGAAACCGAGACCACCGCCGCGGAAGGTCCCGGCTTCACGGCAGCTATCGCGCTCATCGCGCTCGTCGCTGCTGCGCTCCTCGCCGTCCGACGCGACAACTAACCAGAGCAGTTCTGGTCTCTGAACACCGTTCTTTCTTTCGTGCGCATGTGAAAGCGCCAGTAAGCTGCAAAACGATCTAGTACCCGTTGTTCGCTCAGATCAATATTCCGTCTGCTTCTGAACGGCTAACTGCTCATCATCGGTCGCAACTGGATGCCGGTTGGGCACTGGAACAGCGCGGCAGCACTACAGCACCTACCAGATATCTCTCCGGTTTCTGCCGCTGTGAGGTCAGCTCCGGTGATTGTTTGAGGCCCCGTCCGTAACCGATGGTGGAACAGACACAGATCGAATCTGGCGGCATGTTTCTCTGAGTAGGTCCCAAAAAGGTCAGTTTAATGTCCATAATCAATGTAGATACCATTTAAAAATAATTATTACTCTTCAGAACATGTAATTTGGA
This genomic window from Haloarcula rubripromontorii contains:
- a CDS encoding DUF7282 domain-containing protein yields the protein MTGNSDKIRSLFLTALMVFSVFAGTIAFSGGAAAAANVSVEQAAEYDSGTVELALNGSTGSAVPRGNIDVYIDGNENPGNYNVSSVDGTDDGTTGRLEFSLAQDVQPNRNLTVKVTGLSGGDGTVVAQDIDVTSETISASGTNDTDINAFRGEVIAVENTSADNVNNGPSIEVDADSVVLSDSYTDNSEVYTVDTSDLDTGEDYTISVNNNEEAVVTVSDLSLEVNIDDDVGDGANIDDTDTLAVNVSTNRGGEPANATLFNEDDDKVATQVKNLQGNSNVVFDFGNQSADDSPYYVEVTDNQTGVSAESDQINVSESDDGDASFETSTVQDEIGDVSNITVQMSNTEDAVINVGSQEDDNYYIQGQLTDEDGDGEVTVQFNSYTAGTNNNNTVLSVPGDDDLDDVEEGGSFTGSRATLDEDVLEAGSYSINVTAGTSPDVTSPDTVGTLRLNENSVENMRTWVAPSDADIDDEDIDIYDRIGENLTRSDDVAAEDLVVHEIEASGIEGALEYEQEDNGSSDVTEAFIAAADTTPDRINDDSSASGLRLYVNRTDVGANADEDPVNFTNSSDGVTVVDDPDNNTYFVALDTSDVEFESGNTITSEEDTALNATFSVQEGPLSDDSTSESALYTTSERNAELNLDEDGFVTVGAAAGQTVSGDTNVAPGSELEVEMESESEANPFVLRPEATVGPNGTYTARADFSEYSAGTNFTVQTLDVDGDSDFSDEEDGRIVEADTATVSISDQESDGSEVVVDSAQLSSGGFIVIHDGSLLDGDVEGSVIGNSEYLEAGTYNDITITLDEPMDENFTAIAMPHLDTNGNEAYDFPGADGPYTSNGSAVTDSANVTVSAEEPEDTPEDTPEDTPEDTPEDTPEDTPEDTPEDTPMDTETETTAAEGPGFTAAIALIALVAAALLAVRRDN